CGCGATGTGGCTGGTCGGCGCCGACTCACCGGCCGCCTGAGCCGGGGGCGTGCCGCCCGCCGCACACGCCCCACCGCCACCACCCCACCGCCCCGCCACGTCCTCTGTCCGTCCCCCGGGACAGTGGTTAGGCTGACCGCGACGACGAACCGGGAGGAGCGAGGACACGTGGCCAACAGCATCACCGAGCAGCGGCTCGCGGGCGGGCCCAGGCCCGAACTCGACCTGACGCAGGCCGAGTGGCAGTCGAGCACCCAGGGCGTGGGCGACGTCCAGGTCGCCTTCGTCGAGGGCTACATCGCCCTGCGCAACCGCCGCAGCCCGGAGATCCCGGCAGTGATCTTCTCCCCGGGCGAGTGGCGCGCCTTCGTCCTCGACGCCCGCGACGGCGCCTTCGACCTGACGTGACGCCCGGTGGCCGACGGCCGACGACCCCGCCGGCCGCCGGTCAGGTGAGCACCACGCACCCCCGCGCCCGCAGCGCCCGGACCGGCTCCGCCCCGTCGTCCACCGCGTTCCAGCGCAGATCCAGCTTCTCCAGCGACGGCATCCCGGCCACCCACGGCGGCAGCTCCCCGAGACGGTTGCCGCGCAGATCGAGCCGGCGGAGCAGCGGCAGCGCGCGCAGCTCCTCGGGCAGGCGCGGCAGCGCGTTGTCCCGCAGCTCCAGCACCCGCAGCTCGCCCAGCGCCGCGGTCCCGGCGGGCAGTCCGGTGAGCGCGTTGCCGCCCAGCCACAGCTCCCGCAGCCGCCCGAGCCGGCCCAGTGACCCCGGCAGCGCGGTCAACGCCGCCCGCTGCGCCCGGAGTTCGACCAGCCCCGCCATCGCCCCCAGCGCCGCCGGCAGCCGCCCGAGCGGGTTGTCGCCGACGTTGAGGTAGCCGAGCCGGTCCAGCCTGCCCAGGGTGTCCGGCAGCGCGGTCAGCCGGTTGTCGTGCAGATAGAGGAAGCGGGTCAGACCGGCCAGGTCACCGATCTCGTCGGGTACGGACGCCAGCGCGTTGTGGCCGAGGTCCAGGGTGTGCAGCCGGCGCAGCCCGCCGAGCGCCGCGGGGACCTCGGTCAGCGCGTTGTCGGCGAGGATCAGCACCTCCCAGTCCGCGCGCCGCCAGACCTCCGGCGGTACCGCGCCGAGGCCCGCCTGCCACAGGTTGAGCGTCCGGGGTCCGGTGGTCACGGCCGGTGTCTCCCCTTTCCGGAGGTCCGTCGTCACGGCTACGGCCAGTCGAGCAGCTCGGGCAGCGCCGACCCGGCCCCCGGCCGGAGGCAGTCCAGCGGGTGCCGGGGCGCGCGTCCGGCCATCCAGGCCGCCAGGTCGGTGAGCCGGCCGCGCACGGTCACCTCCGGCGCGGCCCCGGCACCGTACCGCCGCGAGAACTCCGTGTCGGTCGCCGCCAATATCAGCGTCAGGTCGTGCGGCGCGCGGGGCGCGAGGTAATCGAGGAGGTGGTGGCACAGCTCCGGCGGCCAGTCCTGCGGGCCCGGTCCGAGCCGGGCGTCCGCCAGATGGATCTCCAACTCCCGCCACCAGCAGGTCAATGCGGTCCGCAGATCACCGTCGCGGTAGCGCACCGGACGCGACCAGTCGGCCGGGCCGACCGCCGCCCAGGCCGCCGACGCCTCGTCCAGCGCCGCCGCCACCGCCCCGGCCAGCGCCGCCGCGTCGCGCAGCGCACCGGCCTCG
The sequence above is a segment of the Streptomyces lydicus genome. Coding sequences within it:
- a CDS encoding leucine-rich repeat domain-containing protein — its product is MTTGPRTLNLWQAGLGAVPPEVWRRADWEVLILADNALTEVPAALGGLRRLHTLDLGHNALASVPDEIGDLAGLTRFLYLHDNRLTALPDTLGRLDRLGYLNVGDNPLGRLPAALGAMAGLVELRAQRAALTALPGSLGRLGRLRELWLGGNALTGLPAGTAALGELRVLELRDNALPRLPEELRALPLLRRLDLRGNRLGELPPWVAGMPSLEKLDLRWNAVDDGAEPVRALRARGCVVLT
- a CDS encoding maleylpyruvate isomerase family mycothiol-dependent enzyme — encoded protein: MDLTTTGRPWRPEEIREAIEAAGQRLRALLPGLTDAVTREPSELPGWSRAHVLSHIEGIGLAMARQARYALRGELVEPYDGGRPARAAAIEAGALRDAAALAGAVAAALDEASAAWAAVGPADWSRPVRYRDGDLRTALTCWWRELEIHLADARLGPGPQDWPPELCHHLLDYLAPRAPHDLTLILAATDTEFSRRYGAGAAPEVTVRGRLTDLAAWMAGRAPRHPLDCLRPGAGSALPELLDWP
- a CDS encoding DUF397 domain-containing protein, which codes for MANSITEQRLAGGPRPELDLTQAEWQSSTQGVGDVQVAFVEGYIALRNRRSPEIPAVIFSPGEWRAFVLDARDGAFDLT